Proteins from a single region of Penaeus monodon isolate SGIC_2016 chromosome 12, NSTDA_Pmon_1, whole genome shotgun sequence:
- the LOC119579455 gene encoding protein dimmed-like, with product MQERISSGKVTAARTPLGPTTRMRGTGLVGGGYWGGGATVEDEEVDVEAQFAAITPGTQHAAQRRAGEAENGGEGSGSDSQSESGISSSGGSSMSVAGRKRKKTNLSGSTGPSRRGKKRRSGISARERNLRRLESNERERMRMHSLNKAFQELREVIPHVKMDRRLSKIETLTLAKHYIMALTNTVCDMRGDEKPYKFLDAFVNQDDNPNDDIGEDAEDDEEDEDEEEEEMEEINNNETTPVY from the exons ATGCAAGAACGAATAAGTTCAGGAAAAGTTACGGCAGCTCGCACGCCCCTTGGACCAACCACCAG GATGCGCGGCACAGGACTGGTGGGGGGAGGCTACTGGGGTGGGGGAGCGACCgtggaggacgaggaggtagATGTCGAGGCCCAGTTCGCAGCCATCACGCCGGGCACCCAGCACGCAGCCCAGCGCAGAGCGG GTGAGGCTGAAAATGGCGGCGAAGGCAGCGGTTCCGACTCCCAGAGTGAGAGCGGAATCAGCAGCAGCGGCGGCAGCAGCATGAGCGTCGCCGGCAGAAAACGGAAGAAGACCAACCTGAGCGGGTCGACGGGGCCGTCGAGGCGCGGCAAAAAGAGAAGGTCCGGGATTTCAGCCAGAGAGAGAAACCTGCGGCGGCTGGAGAGCAATGAGAGGGAGCGGATGAGGATGCACTCGCTCAACAAGGCTTTCCAG gaGCTGCGCGAAGTCATTCCCCACGTGAAAATGGACCGACGGCTGAGTAAAATCGAGACCTTAACTCTGGCGAAGCATTACATTATGGCCTTGACCAACACCGTTTGTGATATGAGAGGCGACGAGAAACCTTACAA ATTTTTAGATGCTTTCGTTAACCAAGATGACAACCCAAATGACGACATTGGAGAAGACGCGGAGGACGATGAAGAGgacgaagacgaggaagaggaagaaatggaagaaatcaATAACAATGAAACTACACCCGTGTACTAG